Within Methyloversatilis discipulorum, the genomic segment GCCAGCGAGGCGGGCGACATCAGCGGCAGGATGCCCGGCAGCGGATAGTCGGAACCGTAGAGCAGGCGGTCGTGCCAGTCCTCGCGGCGCAGCAGCGCGCGGACGACCTCGACCTCGCGATTGCGCAGCGTGATCGCCGAAATGTCGCCGTAGAGACGACCGGTGCGGCGCTCGCCCATCAGTCGCGCGAACAGGTCGAAGCTGCTGCGCATCGGTCCGTTCCGCCCGGCGTCGAGATCGACGTCGCGACCCATCGTTGCGCAGTGGGCGACGATGACGGTGACGCCATGCTCGAGTGCGCGGCGCAGCCGCAGCGGATTGCCCAGCTCCTGCCCGCCCGCGCCATGCACGGCCTTCTCCTCGCCGGCGTGGCTGATCAGCGGCAGGCCGAGTCGGGCGGCCGCGCCGTAGAAGCGGTCGCAGCGTTTCGAGGACGGGTCGATGCCCATCGCCGGCGGCAGCCACTTGATCGCGCGGGCGCCGTCGCGTGCCGCCGCTTCGAGCGCGTCGACCGCGTCTTCGCGGTAGGGATGGACCGAGCACACCCATTCGAAATGGTCCGGGTTGCCGCGGGCGACGTCACGCGCGTAGGCGTCCGGCACATGGAAGGCGGTGTGCTCGGGCAGGTGGCGTCCGGCTTCGTCGTAAGCACGCTCGAAGGCGAACAGCATCAGCTTGAAGCCGGCCGGCAGCGCTTCGACCAGGTTGTGCAGGCGGTCGACGTAACTGGCATCGACGCGGCCCGGGTCTTCGTGCGCACAGCCGGCGTTCAGATAGAACAGGCGCTGCACGTATTCGGCCGGATGCAGCGGGCTCAGCATGCGCGGCGTCATTTCGATGCCGCGAACGGAATCGCCGGTGCCGGCAAGGTGCACGTGGACGTCGCGCAGCAGCGTCGGGTCCAGCCCGTCGAAGGTCTGCGCGATCAGTTCGTGACCGGCCAGTTCAGGCGGCAGCGCGGCGAGGCAGGGGTTCATCAGCTGGCTGCGCGCGACCGTGCTCAGTGCCCAGCCGCCGGCCGCGGCACCGCCGAGCACGAGGCCGGTCTTCAGCAGGCGACGACGACGGGCATCCATGGTCATGCGGACTCCGCCATCCGCTTCAGCGTCACGTAGTCGGTCTTGCCGGTGCCGAGCAGCGGCAGCGCATCGACGACGACGATCTTGCGCGGCACGGCGATTTCCGGCGCGCCGCGCTCGCGGGCGGCTGCCTGCAGCGCGTCGCGGCCGAGCGCAGCGTCGGTGGTGAACAGCACGATGGTTTCGCCGCGCGCCGGGTCGGGTTGGGTCGAGGCTGCGTGCTGCGCTACCGGGCTGGCGGCGGTGGCCAGTTTCTCGACCGTTTCCAGCGAGATCATTTCGCCGGCCACCTTGGCGAAGCGCTTGACGCGGCCGACGATGCGCACGAAGCCGTCGTCGTCGAATTCGATCACGTCGCCGGTGTCGTACCAGCCTTCGCCCGCTTCCGACGACGGCGCCTGCAGCACGCCCGGCCTGTCCCACTTCAGATAGCCGCTCATCAGGTTGGGGCCGCTCACATGCAGCACGCCGCCGCGGTCGATGCCGGCCACCGGCATCAGCTTCGCGTGCAGGCCCGGCAGCAGTTGGCCGACGGTACCGCTGCGATAGGCCATCGGCGTATTCACCGCCAGCACCGGCGCGGTTTCGGTGGCGCCGTAGCCTTCGAAGATGCGCAGGCCGAACTTCTCGAACCACGCGCTGCGCACCGATTCCGACAGCTTTTCGGCGCCGGCGATGACGTAGCGCAGTCGGTAGAAGTCGTAAGGGTGGGCGAACTTCGCGTAGTTGCCGAGGAAGGTGCTGGTGCCGAGCAGCACGGTGCAGTTGCGGTCGTACGCCAGTTCCGGAATGACGCGGTAGTGCAGCGGCGACGGATAGAGGAATACGTTGGCGCCGGTCAGCACCGGCAGCAGGCCGCCGGCGGTCAGGCCGAAGGAATGGAACAGCGGCAGCGCGTTCAGGATCTTGTCGTCGACAGAGAAGTCGATCACCGCGCGGATCTGCGCGATGTTGGCGAGCAGCGCGCGGTGCGACAGCACGACGCCCTTGGGCTTGCCTTCCGAGCCCGAGGTGAACAGCACCACCGCAGGCGCCTCCGGCGACACGGTTTCGGCCGCCAGCCGCGGTGCCCGCAGCGCCCACAGCACGAGCCACAGCTTGTCCGCCAGCGTGACGCGTTCGCGCAGGTCTTCCAGGTAGTGCAGTTCGACACCCTGCAGCGCGGCCAGCTTGTCGCCGAGTTTGGCCTGGTCGACGAAGGCGCGTGAGGTGACGATGACGCGCAGTTCGGCGGCGGTGCAGGCGGCCTGCATGCCGTCGACGCCGGCGGTGTAATTGAGCATGGCTGGCACCCGGCGGTGCGCGTTCAGGCCGAACACCAGACCCAGCGTAGGTGCGAGATTGGGCAGCAGCACGCCGACGCGCTCGTCCGGCCGCGTGATGCGGGCGACGATGCGACCGAGCGCCAGCGCCATCTTCAGCAGGTCGCCATACGAATACTCGATCTGCTTCATGTCCTCGACCAGGCGACGGTTGCGACCGTGGATCTCGGCGGCGTCGCACAGCGCGCCGAACAGCGTCTGCTGCGGGCGTGAGGCGAAGATCATTTCCTGCATCAGCCGGCGCATCGCTTCACCGGCGCGGCGACGGCGTTCCTTCGCGCTGCCCGCTTCCGGCATGACGATCTTCGTGGTCGGCAGCACGGTGATCGCGATGCGGGGGAACAGCGACTTCGGGTAGCGCCCGGATACGCGCGAGAAATAGCTGCGCGAGGCGCCGTCCAGCCGTACCGGCAACACGGTGGCACCGGTCTTCGCGGCGACGAAGGCGGGGCCGTCGTACACCTTCATCAGGCTGCCGGTGGTGGTGATGCGCCCCTCCGGAAAGATGACGACCGGCCGTCCCGATTCGAGCAGGCGGATCACCTTTTTCATCGCCATCGGGCTGGTCGGATCGACCGCGAGGTAGTCCACCATGCACAGCAGGAGCCTGAAGAAGGGGTTGCGAGCGACCCCGGTATGCACCACGAACACCGGATCGATGGGCAGGAAGAGGCCGAGCAGCAGGCCGTCGAGAAAAGACTCGTGATTGGCGACCACCAGCAGGCGCTCGTGCTGCCCGGGCAGCGACGCCGGCGGGTTGATGCGGAACAGCAGTCGGCAGACGAAGGTGAGCAGGGGACGGACAAGGCTACGCAGCATGGACGCTCCGCGAGGTCAGAAAAGGAGTTCGGCCGGATGCGGATGGCCGAGGAAGTCGAGCGGACTGGCGCTGGCGCCGTAGGCGCCGGAGCAATGCACGACCAGCAGATCGCCGGCTTGCGCGCGCGGCAGGTCGATGTCGCGCGCCAGCACGTCGAAGGGCGCGCACAGCGGGCCGGCGATGCTCACCCGCTCGACCGCGTCGGTCGGCGTCTGCGGATGCAGCGTCATCGGGAAGTTCGCCGGCTGCAGCCGGTCCGGTTGCAGCGTCGCGTGCAGGTGCTGGTGCGCGCCGCCATCGACGATGAGCCAGGTACGACCACGCACCGTCTTGCGTTCGATCACGCTGCAGACGTAGATGCCGGCCTCGGCCACCAGGTAGCGGCCCGGTTCGAGTGCGAGCCGGGCCTGCGGATGACGCGCCCGCAGCGCCTCGTCCAGCGCGTGCAGATGGGCCGCCACCGGCGCGAAGTCGAGTGGCCGTTCGTCGTCGGCGATGGCAACGCCGAAGCCGCCGCCCAGATTCAGCCAGGGCAGTGCGATGTCGGCCGCGTCGGCGATCTGCATGGCTTCGGCGAAGCAGCGGGCGTGCAGCGCGACGATCTCGGCCGCGTCCAGCATGCGTGAGGCACAGTAGTAATGCAGGCCGCCGAACTCGAGGCCGTGTCCGCGCACGGCCGCGATGGCGCGACCCAGTTGCGCGCTGTCGATACCGAAGAAGCTGTCGCCACTCATGCGCACGCGCGAGCCGGCGATCGCGAAGTCCGGATTGGCGCGCAGCGCGACGCGTGCCTGGCGTCCCTGCTGCCTGGCGATGCGCGCGATGCGCTCGATTTCGCCGACCGATTCGGCGCAGATGCGCACGCCGGCTTCGATCGCGGCCGCCAGTTCGGTGTCACGCTTGCCCGGACCGGTGAAGCCGATGTGCGCCGCGGAAAAGCCGGCGTCGAGCGCGCGCGCCAGTTCTCCACCCGAACTGACGTCGGCGCCGTCGAGCCGAGCGCTGATGCACTGCAACAGCGCCGGCAGGGGGTTGGCCTTCACCGCGTAGCACAGCTGCAACCTGGCGGGCAGCGCGGCGCGCAAGGCGTCGATCCGGGCGTCTACGGCAGCGCGGTCGATTGCATAGAAGGGGGTGCGACCGGCGCGCTGCGCCAGCGCCGACAGTTCGTCTGCCGCGAGTCGGGGAGCGGGCCTGCTCACCGGTGCGCGTCCAGGTAGTCGATGACGGTCTGCAGCCGCTGTATCAGCGTGTCGGCCTGCAGCCGGAAGTGGATTTCGCGGCCATGGCGCGTTCGTTCCAGCACGCCGGCCTCGCACAGCAGTTTCAGGTGATGCGACACGGTGGGCCGGCTCAGTGAGGAGGCGCGGGTCAATTCGGTCACGTTGAGGCTTTCTCCCGGCTCGAAGGTGAGCAGGATGCGCTGCCGCTCCGGGTCGCCGAGCGCGGCGAACAGACGGGAGTAGTCCTGCCAGTCGGCAGGAATGGTCTGGGCGTAGTCGTTTCTCATGTCGAAAAATATCGACTATTTTTGAGTCGAGGTCAAGCGTCGTCCGCGAGCGGAACGTGCGAAATGTTTTCTTTTCGCCCGATCCGATGCACACGCACTGTTCCGGGGCAAAATCCGGGAACTTCTTGACGGCGGCTGTAAGCGTATGTATCGTCAAGGGCTTTGCGCGCGAAGCTGTGCCGGTTCAGCTCGTCGCAGTGCGAACACTTGTGTCTTATAGAAGATTCGAGGTTCGCGGACTTTGGGTGGTACGGATGCGTGGAAGGCCTGCTGCATGTTGAAAGCGATCATGCTGCAGCTTTCGCTGGTGCTCGTGGTGACGGGCATCGCGCTGTTCGTCGGGGGCTGGATGGCTGGACTGTCCG encodes:
- a CDS encoding amidohydrolase family protein; amino-acid sequence: MTMDARRRRLLKTGLVLGGAAAGGWALSTVARSQLMNPCLAALPPELAGHELIAQTFDGLDPTLLRDVHVHLAGTGDSVRGIEMTPRMLSPLHPAEYVQRLFYLNAGCAHEDPGRVDASYVDRLHNLVEALPAGFKLMLFAFERAYDEAGRHLPEHTAFHVPDAYARDVARGNPDHFEWVCSVHPYREDAVDALEAAARDGARAIKWLPPAMGIDPSSKRCDRFYGAAARLGLPLISHAGEEKAVHGAGGQELGNPLRLRRALEHGVTVIVAHCATMGRDVDLDAGRNGPMRSSFDLFARLMGERRTGRLYGDISAITLRNREVEVVRALLRREDWHDRLLYGSDYPLPGILPLMSPASLARDGLLDATTAPVLEQVRDHNPLLFDFMLKRLLRDGRHRFANSVFEAARAFPTI
- the aas gene encoding bifunctional acyl-ACP--phospholipid O-acyltransferase/long-chain-fatty-acid--ACP ligase, encoding MLRSLVRPLLTFVCRLLFRINPPASLPGQHERLLVVANHESFLDGLLLGLFLPIDPVFVVHTGVARNPFFRLLLCMVDYLAVDPTSPMAMKKVIRLLESGRPVVIFPEGRITTTGSLMKVYDGPAFVAAKTGATVLPVRLDGASRSYFSRVSGRYPKSLFPRIAITVLPTTKIVMPEAGSAKERRRRAGEAMRRLMQEMIFASRPQQTLFGALCDAAEIHGRNRRLVEDMKQIEYSYGDLLKMALALGRIVARITRPDERVGVLLPNLAPTLGLVFGLNAHRRVPAMLNYTAGVDGMQAACTAAELRVIVTSRAFVDQAKLGDKLAALQGVELHYLEDLRERVTLADKLWLVLWALRAPRLAAETVSPEAPAVVLFTSGSEGKPKGVVLSHRALLANIAQIRAVIDFSVDDKILNALPLFHSFGLTAGGLLPVLTGANVFLYPSPLHYRVIPELAYDRNCTVLLGTSTFLGNYAKFAHPYDFYRLRYVIAGAEKLSESVRSAWFEKFGLRIFEGYGATETAPVLAVNTPMAYRSGTVGQLLPGLHAKLMPVAGIDRGGVLHVSGPNLMSGYLKWDRPGVLQAPSSEAGEGWYDTGDVIEFDDDGFVRIVGRVKRFAKVAGEMISLETVEKLATAASPVAQHAASTQPDPARGETIVLFTTDAALGRDALQAAARERGAPEIAVPRKIVVVDALPLLGTGKTDYVTLKRMAESA
- a CDS encoding alanine racemase — protein: MSRPAPRLAADELSALAQRAGRTPFYAIDRAAVDARIDALRAALPARLQLCYAVKANPLPALLQCISARLDGADVSSGGELARALDAGFSAAHIGFTGPGKRDTELAAAIEAGVRICAESVGEIERIARIARQQGRQARVALRANPDFAIAGSRVRMSGDSFFGIDSAQLGRAIAAVRGHGLEFGGLHYYCASRMLDAAEIVALHARCFAEAMQIADAADIALPWLNLGGGFGVAIADDERPLDFAPVAAHLHALDEALRARHPQARLALEPGRYLVAEAGIYVCSVIERKTVRGRTWLIVDGGAHQHLHATLQPDRLQPANFPMTLHPQTPTDAVERVSIAGPLCAPFDVLARDIDLPRAQAGDLLVVHCSGAYGASASPLDFLGHPHPAELLF
- a CDS encoding ArsR/SmtB family transcription factor, with protein sequence MRNDYAQTIPADWQDYSRLFAALGDPERQRILLTFEPGESLNVTELTRASSLSRPTVSHHLKLLCEAGVLERTRHGREIHFRLQADTLIQRLQTVIDYLDAHR